A portion of the Thermoleophilia bacterium genome contains these proteins:
- a CDS encoding glycosyltransferase, which yields MRIALIGTRGIPATYSGFETAVEHLAQQFTDRGHQVTVYCRPHMTERRDEHAGAKLVFLPTVRNKYLDTILHTTLSTAHLITRERPDVAIYFIAGNAPVVPFARMAGVPSILQIDGMDSERAKWPTLARRLIRQAERMSAAAATVAVTDSATVADLYEQRFGRRILAIPYGADLPDPGGTAECERLGVEPGRFILFVGRLVPENNAHLLVKAHRLLSPGWPLVIVGDAPYSGEYIAALKADSDESVIFPGYVFGDGYAELVHRCGVMCVPTEVGGTHPVILEAMAAGAPIVVSDHAPNIEVVGDTAATFALAGGFEALAVTLDEMMGDPAWRRALGEAAAKRAAERYGWGRCAERYLAIAEAITAHTS from the coding sequence ATGAGGATCGCCCTCATCGGCACCCGTGGCATTCCTGCGACCTACTCCGGCTTTGAGACCGCCGTGGAGCACCTCGCCCAGCAGTTCACCGACCGTGGCCATCAGGTGACGGTGTACTGCCGCCCCCACATGACCGAGCGCCGGGATGAGCACGCGGGTGCCAAGCTCGTGTTCCTCCCCACCGTTCGGAACAAGTACCTCGACACCATTCTGCACACGACGCTCAGCACCGCGCACCTCATCACGAGGGAGCGACCCGACGTAGCGATCTACTTCATCGCGGGTAATGCACCGGTCGTTCCGTTTGCGCGCATGGCCGGCGTGCCGAGCATCCTGCAGATCGACGGAATGGACTCCGAACGGGCCAAGTGGCCGACGCTGGCCCGTCGGCTCATCCGCCAGGCCGAGCGAATGTCAGCGGCGGCGGCCACCGTCGCCGTGACCGACAGCGCAACCGTGGCTGACCTCTACGAACAGCGGTTCGGCCGGCGCATCCTCGCCATCCCTTACGGGGCCGACCTGCCCGACCCCGGTGGCACCGCCGAGTGCGAGCGCCTGGGCGTGGAGCCCGGGCGGTTCATCCTGTTCGTCGGGCGGCTCGTGCCCGAGAACAACGCCCACCTGCTGGTGAAGGCCCATCGCCTGCTTTCCCCCGGCTGGCCGCTGGTTATCGTGGGCGACGCCCCGTACTCGGGTGAGTACATCGCGGCCCTCAAAGCCGACAGTGACGAATCGGTGATCTTCCCGGGCTACGTTTTCGGCGACGGCTACGCGGAACTGGTACACCGGTGTGGCGTGATGTGCGTGCCCACCGAGGTGGGTGGCACACATCCGGTGATACTGGAGGCCATGGCCGCCGGCGCACCCATCGTGGTGAGCGATCACGCCCCCAACATCGAGGTGGTGGGCGACACGGCGGCCACGTTCGCGCTCGCCGGTGGGTTTGAGGCGCTGGCGGTAACGCTGGACGAGATGATGGGGGATCCGGCATGGCGCCGCGCGCTGGGCGAGGCCGCAGCGAAGCGGGCGGCGGAGCGGTACGGGTGGGGCCGGTGCGCCGAGCGGTATCTGGCAATCGCGGAGGCGATCACGGCGCACACATCCTGA
- a CDS encoding glycosyltransferase family 1 protein, with the protein MRVAVDAHAVAQPSAGDAGNARWIESLIHALVQTAAPGDDVVAMVAHDPARERIDPSVPLLTVTGSNIRRLLFDAPRAMERAHADVGVFNYVVPLRGRTRSAVVVHDAAFVTNPEWFSTRDTVLLGRMVPRAIRRADIVICVSHAEAAIVTDVFGIDPTRVHVVRTFPAPMFTPDPSGTAGARVKSQFGLGRYVLAVGDIHPRKNIAALARAIELIGDPTLQLALVGRPALNGDAIVQAAKAHWLGHVGDDQLADLYRAAAVVAVPSLYEGFGLPILEAMACGAPTVGSNRGAMPEVAGAGAIVAEPTADSLAEAIVAALEPGTADCLRRAGPIQAGTFTPQAMGQAAWDALGRTWA; encoded by the coding sequence ATGAGGGTGGCGGTGGACGCCCACGCGGTGGCCCAGCCATCGGCTGGCGACGCGGGCAACGCACGGTGGATCGAGAGCCTCATCCACGCTCTGGTGCAGACGGCCGCTCCGGGTGACGACGTGGTCGCCATGGTGGCGCACGATCCAGCGCGCGAGCGAATCGACCCCTCCGTGCCGCTCCTCACGGTCACCGGGTCGAACATACGACGCCTGCTATTCGACGCTCCCCGGGCGATGGAGCGGGCCCACGCCGACGTGGGGGTCTTCAACTACGTCGTTCCGCTCCGGGGCCGGACCCGCTCGGCCGTGGTGGTGCACGACGCCGCGTTCGTCACCAACCCGGAATGGTTCAGCACACGGGACACCGTCCTGCTCGGACGGATGGTGCCGCGGGCGATCCGGCGCGCCGACATAGTCATCTGCGTGTCACACGCTGAGGCGGCGATCGTGACCGACGTCTTTGGCATCGACCCCACCCGAGTGCACGTGGTGCGCACGTTCCCGGCGCCCATGTTCACGCCCGACCCGTCGGGCACGGCGGGCGCCCGGGTGAAGAGCCAGTTCGGACTGGGCCGGTACGTGCTGGCGGTGGGCGACATCCACCCGCGGAAGAACATCGCCGCGCTGGCCCGGGCGATAGAACTGATCGGGGACCCGACACTTCAGCTGGCCCTGGTTGGCCGCCCGGCGCTGAACGGCGACGCCATCGTGCAGGCAGCCAAGGCCCACTGGCTGGGGCACGTGGGCGACGACCAGTTGGCCGACCTCTACCGGGCCGCCGCGGTGGTCGCCGTTCCATCCCTCTACGAGGGCTTCGGGCTGCCGATTCTCGAGGCGATGGCGTGTGGCGCGCCCACCGTGGGCAGCAACCGGGGGGCCATGCCCGAGGTGGCCGGCGCGGGCGCCATCGTGGCCGAGCCCACGGCCGATTCGTTGGCCGAGGCCATTGTCGCGGCACTTGAGCCGGGCACGGCGGACTGCCTGCGCCGCGCCGGACCCATCCAAGCCGGAACGTTTACTCCCCAGGCCATGGGGCAAGCGGCGTGGGATGCGCTCGGACGGACCTGGGCATGA